One Prochlorococcus marinus XMU1408 genomic window carries:
- a CDS encoding cobyrinate a,c-diamide synthase → MACVISASSSNSGKTLLCLLLIAWLKSIKKTVQPFKVGPDYLDPQQLSAVSNKACRNLDLILSGEKWVKESFNHFGGLTDFSIVEGVMGLFDGIGSSSKGSTAELAKVLGLPIVLIVDARGKAASLAALIKGFQEHDKELKIEGIVLNNVQTPRHEKILLEVLSQINVKPLGCIPKCQDLYLPSRHLGLAPIHEIQNLDIKVKKWASIAKNYLDVESFKKLLLPHKSQDKIINYLPKKDSGLVHPIAIAEDEAFHFRYQETKELLEKNGMPTIRWKPLENKQIPNEAKGLIIPGGFPEQHAEQLSNSKISLKSINIFAKKFPIYAECGGMMLLGKSIFDLEGKEHSMAGILPFKAKKGNLKIGYREAISKNKSPVIDPGNKLIGHEFHRWEIINEKHNSEINPLWDIKGWNIELKNEGFCNHLIHASWIHLHWASSPEILNNWKKTVINCSKESA, encoded by the coding sequence ATGGCATGCGTAATTTCTGCTAGCTCTAGTAATAGTGGAAAAACACTTTTATGCCTCCTTTTGATTGCTTGGTTAAAAAGTATCAAAAAAACAGTTCAACCTTTTAAAGTTGGCCCAGATTATTTAGATCCTCAACAACTCAGTGCAGTATCAAACAAAGCTTGTAGAAATCTAGATTTAATTCTTTCTGGTGAGAAATGGGTGAAAGAAAGTTTTAATCACTTTGGAGGATTAACTGATTTTTCTATAGTTGAGGGGGTAATGGGATTATTTGATGGAATTGGAAGTAGCTCAAAAGGAAGTACAGCTGAATTAGCTAAAGTTCTAGGCCTGCCAATAGTCCTTATTGTTGATGCCAGGGGGAAAGCTGCGTCACTAGCAGCATTAATAAAAGGTTTCCAAGAACACGATAAGGAATTAAAAATTGAAGGAATTGTTTTAAATAATGTTCAAACCCCCAGACACGAAAAAATTTTATTGGAAGTCCTTTCTCAAATCAATGTAAAACCTTTAGGTTGCATTCCTAAATGTCAAGACTTATACCTTCCATCTAGGCATCTTGGCTTGGCTCCAATTCATGAGATTCAAAATTTAGATATAAAAGTTAAAAAGTGGGCATCCATAGCTAAAAATTATTTAGATGTTGAAAGTTTTAAAAAACTTTTATTACCTCATAAATCCCAAGATAAGATAATTAATTATTTACCAAAGAAAGATTCAGGATTAGTTCACCCAATTGCCATCGCTGAAGATGAGGCTTTCCATTTTAGATATCAAGAAACAAAAGAATTATTAGAAAAGAATGGGATGCCAACTATTAGATGGAAGCCTCTTGAAAACAAACAAATTCCCAACGAAGCAAAAGGATTAATAATTCCTGGTGGTTTTCCTGAGCAACATGCAGAACAATTAAGCAACTCAAAAATCAGCTTGAAGTCTATAAATATATTTGCAAAAAAATTTCCAATATATGCCGAATGTGGAGGAATGATGCTTTTAGGTAAAAGTATATTTGACTTAGAGGGGAAGGAACATTCAATGGCTGGAATATTACCTTTTAAGGCAAAAAAGGGAAACCTAAAAATCGGTTATCGAGAAGCAATAAGTAAAAATAAAAGTCCTGTTATTGATCCTGGTAATAAACTAATTGGGCATGAATTTCATCGTTGGGAAATAATTAATGAAAAACATAACTCAGAAATAAATCCCTTATGGGATATAAAGGGATGGAATATAGAATTAAAAAATGAAGGTTTTTGTAATCATTTAATTCATGCAAGCTGGATCCATCTTCATTGGGCAAGCTCTCCAGAGATTCTGAATAATTGGAAGAAAACAGTTATTAATTGTTCCAAAGAATCAGCTTAA
- a CDS encoding glucose-6-phosphate dehydrogenase assembly protein OpcA, with translation MSPQLTLQTPLQLPPAEIPTYLDQLWAHEERGDKGANTFCLIIWQPAWIEQKLVKSGKLSGPIVGSQRVDLIEAARQIILDGELPNSTSPLDFRVQSSIESKEFLRDVEDLRGQHIDTSISNLQPRRLITIAPTIEKENNLETLVAAYCPLPEEGGGKSACGDVIVLRGNKTAINDGLEIVETLVPDELPSWLWWNGRIDEAPDFLKALALPNRRLIIDTALGEPADCLSLLLQRIKSGQAVNDLNWLRLRGWRETLAMVFDPLQRRNVLNNLEKIDIDIQGSQSVQGLLLAAWIADRLNWKLRNCVSSKKDHIKVNFIRPDKAIVAVSLTSLPIGKPSINPGQIVGLRLIARDNNKQKNDICVILASESGECMRLEAGGMARMELIEQVVPIQKSSLENDVARLLSSSRGNTSPLLASATPIAIEILNLVNQYE, from the coding sequence ATGTCTCCTCAGTTAACACTTCAAACACCTCTTCAGCTACCCCCAGCTGAAATACCAACTTATCTTGATCAACTCTGGGCTCATGAAGAAAGAGGAGATAAAGGAGCTAACACTTTTTGTTTAATAATCTGGCAACCAGCATGGATTGAACAGAAACTTGTCAAAAGTGGAAAACTATCTGGACCAATAGTTGGTAGTCAACGAGTTGATCTAATAGAAGCTGCAAGACAAATTATTTTAGATGGAGAGCTTCCTAACAGTACTTCTCCACTAGATTTTAGAGTTCAATCTTCAATCGAAAGCAAAGAATTCTTAAGAGATGTAGAGGACCTTAGAGGACAACACATTGATACCTCAATCAGCAATTTGCAGCCACGCAGATTAATAACAATTGCACCAACAATTGAAAAAGAAAATAATTTAGAAACTCTTGTAGCGGCATATTGCCCACTTCCCGAAGAAGGCGGAGGCAAATCGGCTTGCGGCGACGTTATTGTTTTAAGAGGGAATAAAACTGCAATTAATGATGGACTTGAGATAGTTGAGACACTTGTTCCAGATGAACTTCCATCCTGGTTGTGGTGGAATGGAAGAATTGACGAGGCTCCTGATTTCCTTAAGGCTCTAGCTCTGCCAAATAGAAGATTAATTATAGATACTGCATTAGGGGAGCCTGCAGACTGCTTAAGTTTGTTGCTTCAAAGGATCAAATCTGGACAAGCAGTAAACGATCTAAATTGGCTTCGGCTAAGAGGTTGGAGAGAAACATTAGCAATGGTATTTGATCCACTTCAAAGAAGAAATGTACTTAATAATTTAGAAAAAATTGATATTGATATTCAAGGCTCTCAATCAGTTCAAGGTCTTTTGTTAGCTGCATGGATAGCCGATCGTCTCAATTGGAAACTACGAAATTGTGTATCATCAAAAAAAGATCATATAAAAGTAAATTTTATCCGTCCTGATAAGGCCATAGTTGCAGTTAGCTTGACTTCTTTACCAATAGGTAAGCCAAGCATTAATCCAGGTCAAATTGTAGGTCTGAGACTCATTGCAAGAGATAACAATAAACAAAAAAATGATATATGTGTGATTCTTGCATCAGAATCTGGGGAATGCATGCGATTGGAAGCTGGTGGTATGGCAAGAATGGAACTCATAGAGCAAGTTGTTCCCATACAAAAAAGTTCTTTAGAAAATGATGTAGCTCGTTTACTATCTAGCAGCAGAGGTAATACAAGCCCACTACTTGCAAGTGCTACACCAATAGCCATTGAAATACTTAATTTAGTTAATCAATACGAATAG
- a CDS encoding divergent PAP2 family protein: protein MNINPALENQFVFILDNAVLAWGLAACGLAQLSKLLFELIFKQRWRPSVLIETGGMPSSHSALVTGTAAGVGLQLGFDDPLFALASTIAFIVMYDASGIRRSAGLTAAKVNQISKINFNESSSETTLKESLGHTKIEVLVGSLLGPSVALPGILFIGSPLHLLQMIGLFSV from the coding sequence ATGAATATTAATCCAGCTTTAGAAAATCAATTTGTTTTTATTCTTGATAATGCAGTCTTGGCATGGGGTCTAGCTGCATGTGGTCTTGCTCAATTGTCTAAATTATTATTTGAATTAATTTTCAAGCAAAGGTGGCGTCCATCTGTGCTGATAGAAACAGGAGGTATGCCTTCAAGCCATTCGGCTTTAGTAACAGGAACAGCTGCAGGCGTTGGACTTCAGCTCGGTTTTGATGATCCTCTATTTGCTTTGGCGTCAACGATTGCTTTTATAGTGATGTATGACGCTTCTGGAATAAGAAGATCGGCAGGCTTGACTGCAGCAAAAGTAAATCAGATTTCAAAAATTAATTTCAATGAATCATCCTCCGAAACCACTTTAAAAGAATCTTTGGGGCATACAAAAATAGAGGTTTTAGTGGGAAGTCTTCTGGGCCCCAGTGTTGCCTTGCCAGGTATTTTATTTATTGGATCCCCTTTGCATCTTTTGCAAATGATTGGATTATTTTCTGTGTGA
- the zwf gene encoding glucose-6-phosphate dehydrogenase, whose translation MSMPVTNPLRIGLRQERVIPPQCLVIFGASGDLTHRKLVPALFELFKQRRLPSEFAVLGCARRPWTDEIFKSKMEEALSSQIKESPNEWELFAQNLFYEPVDLQQPEHLVKLGERLEKIDKLKATHGNRTFYLSVSPKFYGSGCRALAAAGLLKDHKRSRVVIEKPFGRDFNSAQSLNSLVQSCAQESQIFRIDHYLGKETVQNILVLRFANTIFEPIWNRNYISSVQITSSETVGVEDRAGYYESSGALRDMVQNHLTQMLALTAMEPPGHFDPEAIRNEKAKVLQAAKLANEEKPWECCVRGQYSKGGSNEEPLLGYREEPGVNPNSTTETYVAMKLFIDNWRWQGVPFYVRTGKRLAKRLSEVVLTFREAPVHLFDAAGGCPTSNQLILRIQPNEGAEFSFEVKSPGSGMRSRPVNMEFSYDESFGEPSDEGYVRLLADAMLGDPTLFTRSDEVEAAWRLYTPLLEMIEDSPWELPVYQYESRTWGPTESDLLIGKDQLLWRRP comes from the coding sequence ATGAGCATGCCAGTAACAAACCCATTGAGAATAGGTCTTCGCCAAGAGCGAGTAATACCTCCTCAATGTCTGGTTATTTTTGGGGCTTCAGGGGATTTAACACATCGAAAACTTGTTCCTGCCTTATTTGAACTCTTCAAACAAAGAAGATTACCAAGTGAATTTGCAGTTTTAGGCTGCGCAAGAAGACCGTGGACAGATGAAATATTTAAATCAAAAATGGAAGAGGCTCTCTCTTCTCAAATAAAAGAAAGTCCTAATGAATGGGAATTATTTGCTCAAAATCTTTTCTATGAACCTGTAGACCTTCAGCAACCAGAACATCTAGTAAAACTCGGGGAAAGGCTTGAAAAAATTGATAAATTAAAAGCTACTCATGGAAATCGAACTTTTTACCTTTCAGTTTCTCCCAAATTCTATGGAAGTGGATGTAGAGCTTTAGCTGCCGCAGGATTATTGAAAGATCACAAAAGAAGTCGGGTTGTTATCGAAAAACCTTTTGGAAGAGACTTTAATAGTGCGCAATCACTTAATTCTCTCGTTCAAAGCTGTGCGCAAGAAAGTCAGATATTTAGAATTGATCATTATTTAGGCAAAGAAACTGTTCAAAATATTCTAGTTCTTAGATTTGCAAACACCATTTTTGAACCTATTTGGAATAGGAATTACATATCTAGTGTTCAAATTACTAGTTCCGAAACAGTTGGAGTTGAAGATCGAGCTGGTTATTACGAATCTTCAGGAGCTCTAAGAGACATGGTTCAAAACCATCTAACTCAAATGCTTGCTCTTACAGCAATGGAACCCCCTGGACATTTTGATCCAGAAGCCATAAGAAATGAAAAGGCCAAAGTTCTTCAAGCAGCCAAACTTGCCAATGAAGAAAAACCTTGGGAATGTTGTGTTAGAGGCCAATATTCAAAGGGAGGTAGCAATGAAGAACCACTCCTTGGATATAGAGAAGAGCCAGGAGTTAATCCAAACAGCACAACTGAAACATATGTTGCTATGAAACTATTCATAGATAATTGGAGGTGGCAAGGAGTCCCTTTTTATGTAAGGACCGGTAAACGACTAGCAAAAAGGCTTAGCGAGGTAGTTCTAACTTTTAGAGAAGCCCCTGTTCATCTTTTTGATGCAGCAGGAGGTTGTCCTACTTCAAACCAATTAATTCTTAGGATTCAACCCAACGAAGGTGCCGAATTTAGTTTTGAAGTCAAATCGCCTGGTTCAGGTATGAGAAGTAGACCTGTAAATATGGAGTTTTCCTATGACGAATCCTTTGGCGAGCCTTCAGATGAAGGATATGTAAGACTTCTTGCTGATGCAATGCTAGGAGATCCCACTTTGTTTACTCGTAGTGATGAAGTAGAAGCTGCTTGGCGTTTATACACTCCTTTGCTTGAAATGATTGAAGATTCCCCTTGGGAATTACCTGTTTATCAATATGAATCAAGGACATGGGGCCCTACTGAATCAGATTTACTAATAGGTAAAGATCAACTTTTATGGAGAAGGCCCTGA
- a CDS encoding ATP-dependent RecD-like DNA helicase, which translates to MKEIKINADKVVLTKDQEKSLELFCEWLKTPYSFKPFVMKGFAGSGKTYLSMKFLKKVDDLGLCWTVVAPTHKAVGVLREGLRNEAIQPTWFPSTIHRLLRLKLKRQADIEICERTDQTESSLENLGLVLIDEASMIDATLLEITLECARCNSTRLVFVGDPAQLPPVGESFSSVFLMKRAVNTELKEVVRHQGPVLKLAKIIRDGEIPCHQPPILPIINSKKGNVGILDRKNWLEKAKVSLRQSSLEDDYDQARILCYTNRIVDNLVPHARRAIHGDMADQYQVLPGEVLISRKAVMINASLNESEIGEEPDILISSNREMIVEDVIPNSFDLASLGIHNDFEYSLPIVETQVVKVVTCDQKEFSLRLMPQIGSKSRIDLDFALNELSKQAREKGKKNSPLIWKLFFFIRDSFASLGPASVLTIHRSQGSTFGEVFITSDVFWPKDLEFRRRLVYVAVSRASKAVWIVGDDKKNNKYQTILEKLLID; encoded by the coding sequence GTGAAAGAAATAAAAATAAATGCTGATAAAGTTGTTTTAACTAAGGATCAAGAAAAATCTCTTGAATTATTTTGTGAATGGTTGAAGACCCCATATTCCTTTAAACCCTTTGTAATGAAAGGTTTTGCTGGCAGCGGAAAAACCTATTTATCTATGAAATTTTTAAAAAAGGTTGATGACCTGGGTTTGTGTTGGACTGTAGTTGCACCTACTCATAAAGCTGTCGGTGTACTAAGAGAGGGTTTAAGAAATGAAGCTATTCAACCTACATGGTTTCCCTCTACTATTCACCGTTTGCTTCGACTTAAATTAAAAAGACAAGCAGATATAGAAATATGTGAAAGAACAGATCAAACCGAGAGCTCTTTGGAGAATTTAGGACTTGTTTTAATTGATGAAGCATCAATGATTGATGCCACATTATTAGAAATCACTCTTGAATGTGCTAGATGCAATTCGACACGTTTGGTCTTTGTTGGAGATCCTGCTCAACTTCCCCCAGTTGGAGAAAGTTTTAGCTCAGTTTTTTTGATGAAACGAGCAGTTAATACTGAACTCAAGGAAGTTGTTCGTCATCAAGGACCTGTTTTGAAATTGGCAAAAATTATTAGAGATGGCGAAATCCCTTGTCATCAGCCACCAATTTTGCCAATTATTAATTCTAAAAAAGGTAATGTTGGAATATTAGATAGAAAAAATTGGCTCGAAAAGGCAAAGGTTTCATTGAGGCAATCATCTTTAGAGGATGATTATGATCAAGCAAGAATTTTGTGCTACACGAATCGAATTGTTGATAATTTAGTCCCTCATGCAAGAAGAGCTATTCATGGCGATATGGCTGATCAATATCAGGTTTTGCCTGGAGAGGTTTTAATTAGTCGTAAGGCTGTAATGATAAATGCCTCATTGAATGAAAGTGAGATTGGGGAAGAACCAGATATTTTGATTAGTTCAAATAGAGAGATGATTGTAGAAGATGTAATACCTAATAGTTTTGACTTGGCTTCTTTAGGAATCCATAATGATTTTGAATATTCTTTGCCTATCGTTGAAACTCAGGTAGTTAAGGTTGTTACTTGCGATCAAAAAGAATTTTCTTTGAGGTTAATGCCTCAAATAGGATCTAAATCTCGTATTGATTTAGACTTTGCTTTGAATGAATTGAGTAAACAGGCGCGAGAGAAAGGGAAGAAAAATAGTCCTTTGATCTGGAAACTTTTCTTTTTTATTAGAGATTCATTCGCTTCATTAGGTCCTGCTTCAGTCCTTACAATTCATAGGAGTCAAGGAAGTACATTTGGCGAAGTTTTCATTACCTCTGATGTCTTTTGGCCTAAAGATCTTGAATTTAGAAGACGTCTTGTATATGTGGCTGTTAGCAGAGCAAGTAAAGCAGTTTGGATCGTTGGTGATGATAAAAAAAACAACAAGTATCAAACTATTTTAGAAAAATTATTAATCGATTAG